In a single window of the Metopolophium dirhodum isolate CAU chromosome 2, ASM1992520v1, whole genome shotgun sequence genome:
- the LOC132939435 gene encoding leucine-rich repeats and immunoglobulin-like domains protein 1, with protein sequence MNWLHMFIVTAVSTIAMSSSSGSYILEDTPLHCSVRRSISPCTCSYFTGMVRPKIMVICQKMVSFESVIGALQNKFDAVFDYVLNIEYSELHDLDTRRFNELGFPIVDLKLTKNNLSTLPDEAFIGMNRIRILYLSDNRLCAVPTQIFKHMPSIEVLDLARNSIHSVASGDFQSLSLMNTFVMATNNLTDITNGSFPTTLRKVQLAANNLTELNGNLRNQKELEWLYLSNNRIKNLDGELPIDNDRLIVLDVSKNRLTHLPPELNCLKALRYFYCSFNQLTGLNKTLSKSKKLVWLELTGNKIQELASDEFEEASMIEVLELSNNCIKHLNKSLLPLTQLSEINFSYNKLTEFSLAEIKGLKELKLVDLSHNTISKLSGHSEIISEPVTGIEHLKLDHNELESLGGSLIGIKTLVKLNISHNKFTDISPYDLTGLSLKILDVSHNLLHILPDSSQINLPALETLVASYNVLTGLSKDFQGYPVLCHADLEFNNIMTIQEELVEMTQCKLHGVNSTLRIYLEGNPVLCDDNTKIITKAMELNHNAEVSGASKCIPVTNDIKTSNLTAIDQSPITVIVT encoded by the exons ATGAACTGGTTGCACATGTTCATCGTGACGGCCGTGTCCACGATCGCCATGAGCAGCAGTAGTGGCTCGTACATACTGGAGGACACGCCGCTCCACTGTTCGGTGCGCCGGAGCATATCGCCGTGCACGTGCAGCTACTTCACCGGCATGGTCCGGCCCAAGATCATGGTCATCTGCCAGAAGATGGTGTCGTTCGAGAGCGTCATCGGCGCGCTCCAGAACAAGTTCGACGCGGTGTTCGACTACGTGCTCAACATCGAGTACTCGGAACTCCACGACCTGGACACGAGGCGGTTCAACGAGCTGGGCTTCCCGATAGTCGACCTCAAGCTCACCAAAAACAACCTCAG CACGCTACCGGACGAGGCTTTCATCGGTATGAATAGGATACGGATCCTGTACTTGTCGGACAACAGGCTCTGTGCGGTGCCCACTCAGATATTCAAACACATGCCCAGTATTGAGGTGTTGGACTTGGCCAGGAACTCCATACACAGCGTTGCGTCTGGAGACTTCCAA agtCTATCGTTGATGAACACGTTCGTGATGGCCACAAACAATTTGACCGATATAACGAATGGATCGTTCCCCACGACGTTGAGAAAAGTCCAATTGGCCGCCAACAACCTGACGGAATTAAATGGAAATTTGAG aaaCCAAAAAGAACTGGAATGGCTGTACTTATCTAACAACCGAATAAAAAATCTTGACGGAGAATTACCAATCGACAACGACAGACTCATAGTCTTGGACGTGTCCAAGAACAGGTTAACTCATTTGCCACCAGAACTCAACTGTCTCAAGGCGCTGAGGTATTTTTACTGCTCGTTTAATCAGTTGACCGGTCTGAACAAAACGCTGTCCAAGTCGAAAAAATTGGTTTGGCTTGAGCTCACCGGCAACAAGATACAAGAG TTGGCGTCCGATGAATTCGAAGAAGCATCGATGATCGAAGTGTTAGAACTGAGCAACAACTGCATCAAACACTTGAACAAATCGCTGTTGCCACTCACTCAACTGTCCGAGATCAATTTTTCGTACAATAAACTCACCGAATTCTCGTTGGCCGAAATCAAGGGATTGAAGGAACTCAAGTTGGTTGACTTGTCGCACAATACGATTTCCAAACTCAGTGGCCACTCTgag ATTATAAGTGAACCAGTGACTGGAATCGAACACTTGAAGTTGGACCACAACGAGTTGGAGTCGCTCGGTGGGTCGTTGATAGGTATCAAAACACTTGTAAAACTGAATATCAGTCATAATAAATTCACCGACATATCGCCGTACGACCTGACCggattaagtttaaaaatccTAGACGTATCTCACAATTTGTTGCACATACTCCCAGACTCGTCTCAG ATTAATCTGCCGGCTCTCGAGACGTTAGTAGCATCGTACAACGTTTTAACTGGGTTGTCGAAAGACTTCCAAGGATATCCCGTGCTTTGCCACGCCGATCTCGAGTTTAACAACATAATGACCATCCAGGAAGAGCTGGTTGAAATGACCCAATGCAAATTGCACGGAGTGAACAGCACGTTGAGAATATACTTGGAAG GCAACCCAGTGCTGTGCGACGACAACACGAAAATCATAACGAAGGCGATGGAGTTGAATCACAACGCGGAAGTCAGCGGCGCCTCCAAGTGCATTCCCGTCACAAATGACATAAAGACATCTAACTTGACCGCGATCGACCAGTCCCCAATCACCGTGATCGTGACCTGA